The sequence agtgggttgccttgccctcctccaggggatctttctgacacagggattgaacccacatctctgatgtctcctgctctggcaggagggttctttaccactatcaccacgtGGGGAGTTGATTAGAGGTCAGACAAGAAATCCTGGCAGGGCTTTATTAGAGCCCCTGCTGCAGTGGGGAGCAGGGGTGGAGAACAAGTAACAGACTCCCTTGCTCACTACCAGGGAGGGGCGAATTGGTTCATTATACAGGGTGAGGGCGGGGGTGTGTCCAGGGCTTGGGCTGGAGAGATGGCATAGGTGTTTTGCCTGATTCTCTGGTGGTGTGGTGTGCAGGGGGCATGCACAGAACCCTGCTTTTATTCCTGACACTGTTTTTGCTCCCAGCTCTTCAAAAGTGGCAGTTGAGGTTTggggtctttttgtatcttttgtccatCGTTTGCCCCAACTGCAGCGTGCACACAGTTATTTTTACTTCCATATAGTTTCTTAatattttgttgctcaaggagaGGTTTGTTCCAGTCCAAGCATTGCAGCagtgcagcaaagggtcccaggtcccagcttgTCTCAACATCAGTTCAGGGTGATTTTGAGCTGGGCTTTGAAGGGTGAATAGGAGTTTTTCAAGAGGAGAAAGTGAACTCTGATTAAACTTTGTTTTTGTAGACACTGGAAGACTTGTCTTGCCAAGCTCCTGCCCTGTTTACTGGAGCATGGCATGGAGAGGGATGACGACTTCTCTAAGGCTGCTAGAAATGGGCCTTCCCAGGGTTCTGGGAAAGTAGCATGGTGCCCCGTGGAGGTCAGCAAGACGATCCTCCGGCCAGAGAGCATCAGCGTGGTGCGGTGCGTGGAGCTGTTTGAGGCCCAagtggagaaggaagaagaggaagtggAGGAAGATAAAGGGAGCTTCTGCCCATCACCTGAGAACAGCGGGGGACTCTtccaggagggcagagaggacaTTGCGGCCCGGCTGACAGAGAGCCTGTTCCTGCACCTTCTCAGAGATGAGACTGGGGGCTTTAGTCCACAAGGTGTGGAGTCCTGCCTTCTTCCCCCTTTAGAAAATGCAAATGCTCAGAGGCCCTGGGCCGAGTTCCCAAGGGTGGGGCCCCAGGAGGCATCATCTGAGGACAAGGAACAGCCTCTGAGCCCCGAGTCAAGTCCTCCGGCCAATCCAACCCAGAACCCAGCTAGCCTGCCTCTCCCAGAGATGCCCGCCGTCATCTCAGACAACCCTGCTTACCGCAGCTTCAGCACCTTCCTGAGCCAGTCCTCGGGCCCTGGAGAGCTTGACTTGGACCCACAGCTGCCCGAATGCCTGGGGGAAGTGGACCCCAACATCCCCACCACCCCCGAGCCGGAACCAGAAACCTGGGAACAGATTCTGCGTCAGAGGGTCCTCCAGCACAGGGCGGCCCCCGGCCCCGCCTCGGCCCCTAGCAGCGGCTACCGGGAATTTGTGCAGGCGGTGAAGGAGGGTGGCACCCAGGACAGCGGGCTGGCCGGCTTTGGGCCCTCTGAAGAGGCCGGCTACAAGGCCTTCTCCAGCTTGCTCGCCAGCAGTGACAGCTGCCCTGCAACTTCTGGGGTTGACCCCAGCAGCGGGGAAGGGGGCTACAAACCCTTCCAGAGCCTCGCTTCTGGCTGCCCCAGGACCCCTTCCCCCACTCCCGTCCCCCTGTTCACTTTCGGCCTGGACATGGACCCCCCTCACAGTCCTCAGGACTCAGAGTGGCCTGAGTTGGAGCCAGCTGTCAAGGGAGACAATGGACAGAAACCCCTCTTCGCCCCGGTGCCGGCCACAGACCCTCTCAGGGACGACCTGGGCAACGGCGTCATCTACTCAGCCCTCACCTGCCACCTGTGCGGGCACCTGAAGCAGTGCCATGGCCAGGAGGAAGCTGGCAAGGCGCAAATTGTGGCCAGcccctgctgcggctgctgctgtgGGGACAGGTCCTCGCCTCTGCTGAGTCCGCTGAAAGCCCCAGACTCCCTGCCCCAGGGGCCTCCACTGGCGGCCAGCCTCTCTGCGGCCTCCCTAGCACCCTTAGGTGTCTCAGAGGAGGGGAAGTGCCCTCTGTTCAATGCCCCCAGCCATGCCCAGAGCTCAGGCCAGGCTCCTACAGTGGCTGCCATGCTCTCTCCAGGGCCCACGTGCATGGACGCTTCCTAGGTGCGTGCCTGCTCCTTGCTGAAGTCTACAGAGGAGATGGGGCCTTAATCAGGCCTGCGAAATGCCTGCCTCTGGAAGGCCGCCAGGCTGGCAGAGTTCCAGAAGACTCTGGGAACTCTGGAGTGAAGTTCTCAGACGCCGGGTCTACAGGGACTGGACGCCCCCAGCTCCCTTTGCTGGCCCCGGCTCACCACCTCCCATGGGAGTGGGGGCTCCAGGCAGCTGTGCCCACAGAGGCACCTGCAGTCATCTGGAGATTCCCCGGGCACCTTGGCTTGTGCACAAGCTGTTGGCCACTTCATCGGTTCACAGATGCGCGAGCAGACTGTCCCTGTCATACTCAAGGCATATTCTGTCACTCTGACTGTCCCTGTCATACTCAAGGCATATTCTGTCACTCTGACCCAGTTCTTGCCCAGACTCTGGAGTAGCTACCACCATCTCTCTAGATTGGATGCTGAGCCTAGAAACTCACCAAGCCAACTGGGGAATTGACTTGGGAGGCCTTGGGAAATTGAGGTCCAGGAAGGGTGGTCATCTGCCCAGAGATGTCTATTCATTCAACAGAAGTTGACGCTGGGGGCAAGGTCTGAGCTGCAGAGGGGTGATTAATTAAGCGGAGTTAACCAAGGACATGATAAATTGTGATTTCTGAGACGTGACAGCTTGTGGCCAGCTTCCCACTCAAGGCTGGGATTCCTGTTAAGCATTGGATCCCCAGAGAAGAGGCATGCCTGGCAACCTTGGGGCAGGCGTGTGCCCCCAGGGATGCCATTGCTGGCATCACTGCTTCAGAAGGTGTGGCTCAGGCCTCCTGATCCAGCGAGCTGGGGTGACCAAGACGCTAACACCAGGCACATCACCCACACATCATCAACTCCCACCTCAGGTTGAGGAATGCTTGTTTGTGTGCATCTCAAAAATTATTTCATCACTGGGTGTTTGTGTTTGCTGAGGAGGGTGGAATGGGAAGAGACGGAGTTTTGtataaataaatgttctttatctctttcccctcccccgccaccaTTTATTAAATCAACATCCTGCCAAGCATCCTTGGCGACTGTTTTATCTCTATTAACTCACAGAATCTTCCCATCCAGAGGAACGGAGACCAGCccaagaggttaagtaacttgctgtcTCTGCTTGGGTTTCCCCAAGACCGGAATTCAAGTGAAGTTCATT is a genomic window of Bubalus kerabau isolate K-KA32 ecotype Philippines breed swamp buffalo chromosome 23, PCC_UOA_SB_1v2, whole genome shotgun sequence containing:
- the IL4R gene encoding interleukin-4 receptor subunit alpha isoform X2; the protein is MGRLLSLLMFPVSCLILLWVAGSGSMRVLQYPTCFSDYISNSTCEWEMAEPTNCRAKLHLSYQLNFYYSENHTCVPENRAGMGGTVCVCHLLIENPVRQDVYQLDLWAGKQLLWNSSFKPSEHVKPPAPRNLTVHADISHTWLLTWNNPYPSENLLYSELTYLVNISNENDPTDFRTYNVTYMGPTLRVAASTLKSGASYSARVKAWAQSYNSSWSEWSPSTKWLNYYGETWEQRLQLGVGISCVIVLAVCVSCYISIIKIKKEWWDQIPNPAHSPLVAVVIQDSQVSLWRKRSRGQEPAKCPHWKTCLAKLLPCLLEHGMERDDDFSKAARNGPSQGSGKVAWCPVEVSKTILRPESISVVRCVELFEAQVEKEEEEVEEDKGSFCPSPENSGGLFQEGREDIAARLTESLFLHLLRDETGGFSPQGVESCLLPPLENANAQRPWAEFPRVGPQEASSEDKEQPLSPESSPPANPTQNPASLPLPEMPAVISDNPAYRSFSTFLSQSSGPGELDLDPQLPECLGEVDPNIPTTPEPEPETWEQILRQRVLQHRAAPGPASAPSSGYREFVQAVKEGGTQDSGLAGFGPSEEAGYKAFSSLLASSDSCPATSGVDPSSGEGGYKPFQSLASGCPRTPSPTPVPLFTFGLDMDPPHSPQDSEWPELEPAVKGDNGQKPLFAPVPATDPLRDDLGNGVIYSALTCHLCGHLKQCHGQEEAGKAQIVASPCCGCCCGDRSSPLLSPLKAPDSLPQGPPLAASLSAASLAPLGVSEEGKCPLFNAPSHAQSSGQAPTVAAMLSPGPTCMDAS
- the IL4R gene encoding interleukin-4 receptor subunit alpha isoform X1 codes for the protein MGRLLSLLMFPVSCLILLWVAGSGSMRVLQYPTCFSDYISNSTCEWEMAEPTNCRAKLHLSYQLNFYYSENHTCVPENRAGMGGTVCVCHLLIENPVRQDVYQLDLWAGKQLLWNSSFKPSEHVKPPAPRNLTVHADISHTWLLTWNNPYPSENLLYSELTYLVNISNENDPTDVQVGGGHCQPLTFSPQIFTLEGRHLNARGPGAPWSQFRTYNVTYMGPTLRVAASTLKSGASYSARVKAWAQSYNSSWSEWSPSTKWLNYYGETWEQRLQLGVGISCVIVLAVCVSCYISIIKIKKEWWDQIPNPAHSPLVAVVIQDSQVSLWRKRSRGQEPAKCPHWKTCLAKLLPCLLEHGMERDDDFSKAARNGPSQGSGKVAWCPVEVSKTILRPESISVVRCVELFEAQVEKEEEEVEEDKGSFCPSPENSGGLFQEGREDIAARLTESLFLHLLRDETGGFSPQGVESCLLPPLENANAQRPWAEFPRVGPQEASSEDKEQPLSPESSPPANPTQNPASLPLPEMPAVISDNPAYRSFSTFLSQSSGPGELDLDPQLPECLGEVDPNIPTTPEPEPETWEQILRQRVLQHRAAPGPASAPSSGYREFVQAVKEGGTQDSGLAGFGPSEEAGYKAFSSLLASSDSCPATSGVDPSSGEGGYKPFQSLASGCPRTPSPTPVPLFTFGLDMDPPHSPQDSEWPELEPAVKGDNGQKPLFAPVPATDPLRDDLGNGVIYSALTCHLCGHLKQCHGQEEAGKAQIVASPCCGCCCGDRSSPLLSPLKAPDSLPQGPPLAASLSAASLAPLGVSEEGKCPLFNAPSHAQSSGQAPTVAAMLSPGPTCMDAS